The segment aagtttcttCTAACACTATAAATGTAGAAATGTTGTTAttgcagaataaaatatttttttgataaaattacgtacgtacgtatgtatgtatatacgtaaGCTCTagtcccaacatggggcttgaactcacagccccaagatcaagagtcgcatgttctactgagccagcccggtgccccAGTGTGTAATCTTTTATAGTGAATAATAACTTTCAGATTCAAGGAAAACTCATATAATTGTCCTTATGTTTCTCAGCTTACCCAGACTAATGAAAGGCTCTTAATTATCCAGCCACCATGGGCTGGATTCCATCAAGAATTAGGcccaccccaggcctggcacTGCTCTGCGGCTCTGAATACAATAGTGAGCCAAGCAGATAAAACTCCCTGCCCTCGTGGCTTATGTACGGGTGGGGGAGGCAAACAGCCGACGAGGAGTATCCAGGAAGGAGGACGCAGGGCAAAGGGCCGAGAAGTGAAGCAGGGGCTTGAGGCAGGGAACGCCAGGCCGTGGGTGTCCGGGGCATGCCTCAACTTCTGGGTGACAGGTGCCAAGGTCCCTGTCAGTCCTGGTTTCCCACCGCTCTGCAGACTGCCCAGAGGGTGTAGAAAAGGagctttggcggggggggggggggggggggggcgcctgggtggctcagtcggttaagcggctgacttcggctcaggtcatgatctcacggtccgtgagttcgagccccgcgtcgggctctgtgctgacagctcagagcctggagcctgtttcagattctgtgtctccctctctctgaccctcccccgttcatgctctgtctctctctgtctcaaaaataaataaacgtttaaaaaaaaaaaagaaaaggagcttTGGGAATCTTCCGAGGTTGGATTCCTCAGCCTCTTCCTGTGGCCATTACTTCAGCCTGGCAGCGAGGCCTGGGTGCTTGGTTGGGGTCCAGGCCGATGGGAGAGTCTGAATTCTTCGATGATTTTCTGTCTGCAGCAATCCAAGGGTGGCTGAAGGAGGGTCCACCCCCTGCCAGCCCTGCCCAGCTACTCTCCAAACTGTCTCTCCTGCTGCTGGAGAAGATGGGAGGCTCCTCTGGGGCGGTGAGTGCCGGCAGCCCCTGGGACCGGAGGGCTGACAGAGGGATCCCCCCGGTTGGCTAAGGCCCAGGCCAGCCCCGGGTGCTCAGCGTTTTGGTCCTTCCCAGCTCTATGGCCTGTTCCTGACTGCGGCGGCCCAGCCACTCAAGGCCAAGACAGACCTGCCAGCCTGGTCTGCTGCCATGGATGCCGGCCTGGAGGCCATGCAGAAGTGAGCCAGAGCCCCGGGCCTGAGACcaagggtgggctgggggcagtggATGATGTCACCCACTCCCAGCCAGGCCCGATCCCCACTCCTAAAGTGACTCCCTGCAGGGAGTCCCACACATTGTCTTTCCCTGCCAGGTACGGGAAGGCTGCTCCAGGGGACAGGACTATGGTGTGTATTCAGCCCAGCCCTTCCCTCTTTTGAGTATAGAGGCCCTGAAGGCCCCCCTCTGTGGCAGGGCCTCTCCTCAGTCCCCTTTCCCTCACCTTGTCCAGCTGGATTCCCTGTGGGCAGCAGGACAGGAGCTCCAAGCCTGGAAGAGCCCAGGGGCCAATCTGTTCCATGTTTTGACGAAAGCAGTCCAGGTGAGTGAGGCTGggacccagccacccaggaagACAGGCTTGGAGCCACTAGGTTCCCATCTCTATGTGACCCTGAACAAGTTAATATCCTTCCTGtacctgtttcctcctctgaacAGGGACAGGAGTACCTATCTCAGGGGTACTGTGAGGCTAAGAGAGATGTGCAGCCCCAGCACAGTGTCTAGGACATAGCAAGCCCTCAGGAGATGGTATTTCTTGCCCTGCCAGACGTATGTGAGAGGTGACCTCTCCACCCTGGTGACAGTACTCAGGGCGTtgacagggctggggcagaggggtgcAGGGTCCATGGGAGGAAGGAGGCCTGGTGGCTTGTCTTTGAGCCTGCTCCCATGTTCCCACTCAGAGTGCGGAGGCTGCAGCCGAGGCCACCAAGACTATGGAAGCGGGAGCAGGGAGAGCCAGTTACATCAGCTCTGCGCGGCTGGATCAGCCGGACCCTGGGGCAGTGGCCACGGCCGCCATTCTCCGGGCCATCCTGGAGGCCCTGCAGCAGGAGGGTGTGTGAGCGCCTCCTGGGCCTCTGTGCCCCTCTCACCGCGGCTCAGCGGTGGCCACTGGCAGTTCCTCCTGTCTTCCAGCTGTGACCCTCCCTGTCCCCTTGCCCCCAGGGCCTGTCCTGAGTTTGGCAGGGAACCCTCTACCAACCTCCAGAATTCCTACAGAAACTGCAGGCCCAGAGTGGGTCATGTACCACCTTAGCGCTGCCCTTTCCCTCTTCAGGGAGGTGGAATTCTGGGGTCATGctgctctgccccagccacctCGAGGCCTCAGTGATAGGCATTTTCCTTGGGTGGCAACATGGCCTTTAACTGGCCATGCTAATTTGGTTTTAAGGCTTCCTGTGAAAGGCCTTCCGACCTTGACCCTGAGCCAAtgtgaaaaacaagcaaataaaccaCATGGAAGCAAGAGCTCCGGCTTCTGCTGAGGGAGATTTTTCCCACCAATACACCAGGCACTAAGGCCTCAGCCTCTGGTTGAAATGATCATgacccggggtgcctgggtgactcagtgggttaagcatcccaactttggctcaggtcatgatctcagagttcgtgagttcgagccctgtgttgggctctgtgctcacagctctgagcctggagcctacctcagagtgtctcctctctctgcccctcccgtgctcacattctgtctctttctctcaaaaataaataaacattaaaaaaattaaaaaagagatgaTCACGACCCACACCCTACTACCTGACACCCCAAGGTAGGGTCTACGCAGCTGGGCTGGCTCCACTGGGATCCCATTCCCGTTCTCCCTCCAGTACACACACCACACCTCCTAGGTGTGCTTTTCTCAGCACTACGATAACCTTCAGGAATCCAGTGGGCAAACAGGACACCAGAAGAAATCAccgtattttatatataattttttttgaaatcaccATATTCTAAAGCTCAGTGGTAGGACAGAAGCTGCACCCAAGCCAAACCCCAGGTCCCTAGGGCAATCGCTGATAGCATCTGGGCAAGCAGGAGGGGCTGCCGCGTCCGGTGCACGGTAGAGACGATACACACACCTGGCCCGTGCTCGGTGCAGGGGAGCAGTTAAAGGCACTGGTGTGGACTCAGACACAACTAAATCCCGATTTGGCTTCAAACCGGCTACATAAACTCAGGCCCACTATTTAGCCTCTTGGAATCTGTAAAATCAGAACAGTACCCGTCTCACAGGGACAAGGACAGGGACTGACATGAACTGAAGGCAAAGCCCCCAGCACAGCCCAGGTGCTCACTCGCTGAGTTCCTGTTATCACTAGCGTCTGCACCCGACTCCTGCCGGGTCATCTGATCCACCAGCAGGAGGTATCTACAGCTGGTCACAGAGGGAAGGGGGCCCTCCGTCACTTACTTTACCCAAAGTTGGCCGCAGGCTCCCTCAGTCCCTGGGCTTCTCTATCCAGGGTCCCCTGTCTATCATGAGTCTGCACCTCGGGTCCCTCGTCACTGGGtatggttttcagtgcatagGTGCACACACCCAGCAGCTGGGAAGGAGACTGGCATAAACACCTGGCCTGTggatcccagctctaccacttccTGGCTCAGTGATCTCGGCTACCAGTGACCAAGTCACTACCCAGTTTCTGAGTTCCAgttgtaaaaacagaaaacatttccttCCTTGTGAGATAACCAAGTACTCAGAAGCTTTTCGTTATTAAGGACGTCCAGACATACCATGAGTCACATACCATTCCAGGAGGGCAGCCTGGAGCTCTCTGGCGCCTTTTGGTGTGTTTCTCCCCAGTCTGAAGGTCACAGCTGTCCCAAGGCTTTCACAAGTTTCCCAGAGCTCAATTAACCACAATTTGATCACAGTAGAGAAGGCTTTGATTCTTTAAAACACGATTAAAGGAAACCAAGCTGCGCGAACAAGTTACAGCTCCACCCATACGGAAAGAGGGGGCGCGGGGCACGTGACTGAGGTGCCTGGAAGTCATCCCAGTGGCTTCAAAGGCTCCATCCCCTCAGGAAGTCCAGTCACAGTCCTGCCGACATCGGGCCACATGGGGTTGGGGTGGACGGTCCGCCTCCTCACCACCTGCCAGGGGTAAGTGCACTGGTGCTGCTGGTCACTGAGCACGGCAGTATGGCAGTATGGAGCTGGGTCCCAGCAGGGCTCATTTGGAGAGGGCGGGAAAAGCCACGGCCCCATCGCTTGAGAGAGGAGCAGATTCCCCCGTCCCATCCCCcactactccccccccccccccccccccccccgcagctcGCCCTCAGGCATAACACAAGACTGGGTTTGGCCAAGCAAGTAGCCACTGAGAGGGCAAATGAGGCACTCCAGTACTCAGCAGGGAGCACCTTGGAAAGCCGCCCACGGGGCACAATGCACCACAACTTTGGCTTGTTGCATGGGGAGCTAGAGTGAAAATCAGCTGGGCAGGGGCTCTGCCAAGAGAGCGAGGCTGAGCTTGCCCGGGGCCAGGTGGGGAGGCCCTGatctgggcaggggcaggaacGGAAGTCCAAGGCGTCCCTGGGGCTCATCCCTTGTGGGGCAGCCGGGGACACGCGGTTCTTGGGAGAGCAGGTCATCAGGGTTCCTTGGGCTGCCTGACATTGACGGGCACATAAGTCACAGGGAAAGGCCAGGATCTAGGCCAGGGCTGTGGCAGCAGCGAGAGGTGGGGGCACGTGGTCACAGTGCAGGTGGACGAGGAATGCAGGGACacgaaacagaacagcaaagagcAGTCAGCTCCTCAGCTTCTCTGCGGAAGCCCCTCTGCTGCCCTTCTCCTTCCATCACCTTCCACCTTCTCCATTCCAGCCTCACGTCTGGGCGGGCTGGATGGAGGGCACGGCAGATGCTGGCCGCCCGACGGTCAGGGCGGCCCAAATATAACGCACGCCTTCCGGGGAAAGCTGCCGGACACCGTTACCTCCCTCACTTTCCACGTACAAGTTGCACCTGCGTCCTGGCTTATCTGAGCTGGAGAGAGTCTCTACCAGATCCTTAGGGGCCGAGAGGGGAAATCAGCTTGACTTCACACAGGGAGCAGGGAGCACACAGCGTGAGCAGCTGGGGCGGCGTGTGTGGAGAACCCGAGAAGTCGATGCCAGGAAGGGGTAGAGAAGCCACCAAGCAGAGCGGGTGGGCAGGAGACTGGTGGGGAGAGCAGGCCCCACGCGGAGGCCAGAAGAGGTTCGGGCCCAGAGCGCAAAGCTAGTCTGTTGCCGAAACCAGAGAGGAGCCCCTGGCAGAGAAGAGCTTCTGGGGGGAAACACCTCCACCTGCTCGTGGGTGCCCTTCCCGCTTCACTCCCCGTCACGCAACAGGGGCTGGAAAGACAGGCAGAGGCACAGGCGTTAATGGCAGGACACCACAACTGCCCCTGACTGGCAGGAGTCACACCTGGCCTGAGCTGTTCAGACAGACCCCCGACCCGCAGGGCGGTCCCCGCCCAAGCCACCACATCTCTCAGGGAAGCCCCAAAGTCCCTCAGTCCGACGCACCCCCCGTCTCACCACATCCCTCGGGGAAACCTACCCACACACCGAACCCACACCGAACCTGTCAGCCAGCACCTGCTGGATAAGCTCCGCCCCCAAGACGAGCCCCAAAGCTGGGAGAATGGGAATTCCGACACCCTCTCGTCATGCTCAAGCCCTTCCTTGGAGGACAGGAGGCCACACTTTCCCCTCATGAAGCCACAGGAATTTGGAGAAGGGCGTAACCATCTGTCCTCTCCCAAGGGACAGGCCCCGGGAGCCTCTGAACAGCTCCATTTGCCACCATGGCTGGGATGAGCCGCTTTGACACAGTGCCCCCCCATCAGCCAACCTAACCCCACCATCAGTCGACCCGGTTTCCCACCATGTTACTGAGCGGGCTTCCCGGCAAGGCCCGAACCCTTCCTGGGTGACCCTTCTCTAGGCCTGGCCCTATCCCAACCTGGAATGAAAGACCCAAGACCCCGTACCTGTCCTTCGCTCAGGATCCCTGGCTCTGGGCGTTTCCAAGACGAAACCAGGAGGATATAGAGCACCAGTAGCCCAAAGACCACGACCAGCATCCCAGTGCTGTTGGCAAAGACAGCTTCACTGGGCAGACTGGAGTATGGCTGGGTGTTGTTGTTCCTGAAGATGACAAAACACCGTGGGCCCTCGAGAGATTTTTGCCACCTGTTTTTGCCCAGTGATAGACCCAACACCCTTAACAGATGGTGAGAAAAGCTTCCAAGGACCATCTGTGACCTGGAATGTTAACATAGTTTCTGGTCCCTGCCACCACCACAAGTATCTGCAGGATGCTTTTCACctatgaggaaactaaagctcaaaaACATGAGCTTGCCCGCAGTCGTACAACTAGTAAACGGCATAGCCCAGACTCAAACCCAAGTCTGACCTCGTATCTTCCTTGCTTTTCACTACCCACCCCCCATGCCTTAAAATAATGGGGGATGGTAGCGGTTAGGCATGAGGTGGTCATCTTaacccccagctctgccactttcgGGCCGTGTGCCCTTagggaagttacttaacttctctgtgcctcagctcccTTATTTGTAAGCGGCAATGACAACAGTATCCATGTTGTAAGATGATCAGAGGATTAAATTTAAGGCGCTTAGAATAGCttctgataggggcgcctgggtggcgcagtcggttaggcgtccgacttcagccaggtcacgatctcgcggtccgggagttcgagccccgcgtcaggctctgggctgatggctcagagcctggagcctgtttccgattctgtgtctccctctctctctgcccctcccccgttcatgctctgtctctctctgtcccaaaaataaataaacgttgaaaaaaaaattaaaaaaaaaaaaaagaatagcttctgacacacagtaggcactgaGTCAATCGGATGACCAATTTACCAATCCCAACCTAAAGATTCCATGACCTTCCAGATCAAGAACAAGCCCATCTCCAAAGGCTCCCCACCCCTGGATAGGCCCTGTGATCACAGGGTGCATCTTTGGAAGACGCTATGCCTTCCCCTCGACATTAGAGCTGGGGGCCCCATCCCACTCACAAACTGAAGAAGAGCTTCTCATTAATGCCGGAAATGACAGATGCAATGGACAGAAAGAGGATGACAGCTCCAAAGAAGACGTGGATGGGTTTAAGGAGGCTGCGCAGCCACACGGACACCCACGGCAGCAGGAAGACAACAAAGCCCAGGAACCACTGTGAACACAGGGAGGTGCCTGACTGCACCGTGCTGTTCCCGAAGGTGTAGCAGGCCATCCTGCCCCCCTGGGCCCCTGACCCCACAGTGGCCTCTCGCCCTTCTTTCCCAGCTCAAACCTCCCACCAGCTCCCGCACTGTGGTCGATTTCTTAGCCGAACCAGAATGTTCCACGAAATGCTCAGCTACAAGCCCAGTCTCCCGAAAGCCCAGCCACCCTTGTGATGTCTCTGCTGCCTTCCAGTCCCGGCCCATAAAACACGCCTGTGCAGGGCTGACGTCAGTGTGCAGAAACCACTTCCAGAATTGCTTCTGGCTCACAGAAAGGTGGGGACGGGGAAGGTGGAAAAGACCACAGACCGCATCAGCGTGGTATGCGCTATGATAAAGCTAGGACAACGGAGGGGCAGGGGGACGGGCGTGGGAACTACCAGTCTCCTGCGGCCACTTAAGCTGCCGATTCTATGGGATGCGCCCTGCAGGGCCATCTCTGGGCAATAACCGGAGGGAGTATTTGGTGCGGATGCCAGCAAAGTCCCAACCGGAGCCCACGGCCGCCGTCTGGGAGCGGGAACCCGAAGGAGAGGACCCACCTGGCAGGCAAAAAGGAAGACGGTGACGATGCCCAGCCAGCTGTGCAGGGAGTAGAGGCTGACGGTGTTTTCGTGGTTGTGAAACTGAAAGACGACGACCAGCCCCAGCACGGTCAGGATGAAGGCCAGCAGGTGCAGGACTGCGTGGCCAATCTTCCATGGCAGCTTGGGCCCCACCCACGACTGCGGCAGGCGGTACACCAGCGATGCTGCGGGAGAGAACGTCCCAGGGCCCGGCCTCTTCCCCTCGGCTCCCCCAGCACGTTAGGGGGAATTGGCCTGACGCGGTCCCACACCGCCTCCCaaccagagaggaaggaaatgccAGCACGCGGCCACCCACTCCCCGGCACCTCCTCTCCTCACATCGTTTCAGCCGTGAAGGGTgcagagggagacaaaacagtgACAAAAAGGGAGAAGCGGGTTTCTTGGACCCACCGGTC is part of the Felis catus isolate Fca126 chromosome D1, F.catus_Fca126_mat1.0, whole genome shotgun sequence genome and harbors:
- the CYB561A3 gene encoding lysosomal membrane ascorbate-dependent ferrireductase CYB561A3 → MAVGWFYLSFYALSLLGLMCVILTVYWMQLWHGGFAWDGTSRLVFNYHPVFMVAGSVVVYSAASLVYRLPQSWVGPKLPWKIGHAVLHLLAFILTVLGLVVVFQFHNHENTVSLYSLHSWLGIVTVFLFACQWFLGFVVFLLPWVSVWLRSLLKPIHVFFGAVILFLSIASVISGINEKLFFSLNNNTQPYSSLPSEAVFANSTGMLVVVFGLLVLYILLVSSWKRPEPGILSEGQPLLRDGE